From the Streptomyces nigrescens genome, one window contains:
- a CDS encoding DUF5999 family protein — MCQHQPPCPSADSTDREAAHLVAHHPEQGWSLLCNGVLLFEDTGELLPDGQVIAPHRARAIAAA; from the coding sequence ATGTGTCAGCACCAACCGCCATGCCCGTCAGCAGACTCCACCGACCGGGAGGCCGCACACCTTGTGGCGCACCATCCGGAGCAAGGCTGGAGCCTGCTCTGCAACGGCGTCCTGCTCTTCGAGGACACCGGTGAGCTGCTCCCGGACGGGCAGGTCATCGCCCCGCACCGCGCCCGGGCCATCGCCGCTGCCTGA